From a region of the Microbacterium sp. nov. GSS16 genome:
- the pglX gene encoding BREX-2 system adenine-specific DNA-methyltransferase PglX yields the protein MIDSALLLSDLKRVLKSLEADLKVRAEDSSTDWGRRLRDEYDRAKAKERTGLAWIDWRDGEVSQAAVAWIIATVFIRFAEDNGLLAGAELDGRRVSLPWIAAPSDGLERAVENETAFYAASPTMTSRDWLHQAFRTLAALPAGKPLVDPDHSPVWHAPISATASDALLEFFRRTTPDGALVHDFSDPELGTRFLGDLYQDLSEYAKKTYALLQTPVFVEEFILDLTLTPAIAEFGLTGLKLIDPTCGSGHFLLGAFERLVASWAEAAPAEDRRARVQKALDSIHGVDLNPFAIAISRFRLTVAALRASGLKSLVEAPAFHYHLAIGDSLLGSVNPNAGLELGDDEYFEYDAEDLTEYADILKSGQYHVVVGNPPYIQPPDAKLRDTYRALYPTCHRKYALTVPFMELLFRLAKRPNGGSAGYVGQITSNSFMKREFGKKLIEQFLSGNFTGMSPDYVDLTHIIDTSGAYIPGHGTPTVILAGRPRKPQLDTVVAVLGVRGEPQQPSDPADGLVWRDIVDHVDRQGYEGPYVTISDVPRSTFASFPWSLSGGGAGDLKERLEEDRRQLGNVVESMGFGAITGLDDFHVRDALTGSAAWESVPTLPYVEGEAVRDWGIQRHRVVLNPYGPGMPRSESATYWPYRHSLDAVLYFGATPTMRGQWWGEFAFANPGRLSSTRLIALAFVATHNHFVLTHQQAVLNKSAPVIKLPEGATEDDHYDLLGVLNSSVACFWLKQVSHNKGGPGGGSSKDEKWRDFYEFTATKLEHFPLPDASLGAYAQRLDQLANESALLLKHALGSSERLGTALQVAGERWVEIRREMIAVQEELDWATYRVYGLTDLEPLDPAEITFSLGVGERPVEIALARQVKSGQISTRWFDEFAEIVTTEVPDFEDAEYRQLVNRRLVEIETNAQVRLLETPDFKRKWETIGWARMVSAATHQALLDRLEAPELWRDGRGVPLVRSAAQVADDLRRDDAFRELLTIHLGTQDYDLTHEVGKLLAGEAVPGLAALRYKASGIEKFRAWEHTWELQRAEDRGERVDIAVPPKYVKGDFLKDSYWTARGKLDVPKERFISYPGSRLREDTTELYGWTGWDHAERGQAVARLANELSRAAASDEQIIPLVGVLLELEPWLKQWHDEIDARSGVSPATAIAGATTTLLARLGVGRDQVAAWRPPASKRGRRSAS from the coding sequence GTGATCGATTCCGCTCTGCTCCTCTCCGACCTCAAGCGGGTTCTCAAGTCGCTCGAGGCTGATCTCAAGGTCCGCGCCGAGGACTCATCGACCGACTGGGGTCGTCGGCTGCGCGACGAGTACGACCGGGCGAAGGCGAAGGAGCGCACGGGTCTGGCGTGGATCGACTGGCGCGACGGTGAGGTGTCGCAGGCGGCCGTCGCGTGGATCATCGCCACGGTTTTCATCCGGTTTGCGGAGGACAACGGTCTGCTCGCCGGTGCGGAACTGGACGGGCGCCGCGTGTCGCTGCCGTGGATCGCCGCGCCTAGCGACGGTCTGGAGCGGGCGGTCGAGAACGAGACCGCGTTCTATGCGGCATCCCCGACGATGACCAGCCGCGACTGGCTGCACCAGGCGTTCCGCACGCTGGCGGCGTTGCCTGCAGGCAAGCCGCTGGTCGATCCGGATCACTCGCCGGTGTGGCATGCGCCGATCTCGGCGACCGCGTCGGATGCGCTGCTCGAATTCTTCCGGCGAACGACGCCGGATGGTGCGCTCGTGCACGACTTCAGCGACCCGGAGCTCGGCACCCGCTTCCTCGGCGACCTCTATCAGGACCTCTCCGAATACGCGAAGAAGACCTACGCGCTGTTGCAGACGCCGGTCTTCGTCGAGGAGTTCATCCTCGATCTCACACTCACCCCGGCGATCGCCGAGTTCGGTCTGACGGGGCTGAAGCTCATCGACCCAACCTGCGGTTCGGGGCATTTCCTGCTCGGGGCCTTCGAGCGGCTCGTTGCCAGTTGGGCGGAAGCTGCCCCTGCGGAGGACAGGCGTGCCAGGGTGCAGAAGGCCCTCGACTCGATCCACGGCGTGGACCTCAATCCTTTCGCCATCGCGATCTCACGCTTCCGCCTCACGGTCGCTGCGCTCAGGGCGTCTGGTCTCAAGTCACTCGTCGAGGCTCCCGCGTTCCATTACCACCTTGCGATCGGTGACTCGTTGCTCGGCAGCGTGAACCCGAACGCGGGCCTCGAGCTCGGGGATGACGAGTATTTCGAGTACGACGCGGAGGACCTCACCGAGTACGCCGACATCCTGAAGTCGGGTCAGTACCACGTCGTCGTCGGGAACCCGCCGTACATCCAGCCGCCGGACGCCAAGCTGCGCGACACGTACCGCGCGCTCTACCCGACTTGTCACCGGAAGTATGCGCTTACGGTCCCGTTCATGGAGCTACTATTCCGCCTGGCGAAGCGGCCAAACGGTGGTAGTGCGGGATACGTGGGGCAGATCACCTCGAACTCGTTCATGAAGCGTGAGTTCGGCAAGAAGCTCATCGAGCAGTTCCTGTCTGGGAACTTCACTGGGATGTCGCCCGACTACGTCGATCTCACCCACATTATCGACACTTCCGGCGCATACATCCCCGGTCACGGCACCCCGACGGTAATCCTTGCCGGGCGCCCGCGGAAGCCGCAACTCGATACAGTGGTGGCCGTTCTTGGTGTCCGGGGGGAGCCGCAGCAGCCGTCGGACCCGGCTGATGGGCTTGTCTGGCGTGACATCGTCGATCACGTCGACCGCCAGGGATATGAGGGGCCGTATGTGACCATTTCCGACGTTCCCCGATCAACGTTCGCGTCCTTCCCCTGGTCACTTTCCGGTGGAGGTGCCGGGGACCTTAAGGAGCGGTTGGAAGAGGACCGCCGTCAGCTCGGCAATGTCGTGGAAAGCATGGGCTTTGGAGCGATAACTGGTCTCGACGACTTCCATGTCCGGGACGCCCTGACCGGATCTGCAGCATGGGAATCAGTGCCGACGTTGCCGTATGTCGAAGGAGAAGCGGTTCGGGACTGGGGGATCCAGCGTCACCGCGTCGTACTGAATCCATATGGGCCCGGGATGCCTCGCAGTGAGAGTGCCACCTACTGGCCGTATAGACACTCACTTGATGCCGTGCTCTACTTCGGTGCGACGCCTACGATGCGCGGTCAGTGGTGGGGCGAGTTTGCCTTCGCAAACCCGGGTCGCCTTTCTTCGACCCGGCTCATTGCTCTCGCATTCGTGGCAACGCACAATCACTTCGTCTTGACTCATCAGCAAGCAGTTCTTAACAAGTCCGCACCGGTGATCAAGCTGCCCGAGGGTGCGACCGAGGACGACCACTACGACCTGCTCGGCGTGCTCAACTCCTCCGTCGCCTGCTTCTGGCTCAAGCAGGTAAGCCACAACAAGGGAGGACCGGGTGGCGGCAGTAGTAAGGACGAGAAGTGGCGCGACTTCTACGAGTTCACAGCAACGAAACTTGAGCACTTTCCGTTGCCCGATGCCAGTCTTGGCGCGTATGCCCAACGTCTCGATCAACTCGCGAATGAGTCCGCCCTCTTGCTCAAACATGCGTTGGGATCCAGCGAACGTCTGGGTACGGCATTGCAGGTCGCCGGGGAACGCTGGGTCGAGATCCGCCGTGAGATGATCGCCGTGCAGGAGGAGCTCGACTGGGCGACATATCGGGTATACGGGCTCACTGACTTGGAACCGCTGGACCCTGCCGAAATCACGTTCAGCCTGGGTGTTGGCGAGCGTCCCGTCGAGATCGCACTGGCGCGCCAGGTGAAGTCCGGCCAGATTTCAACGCGATGGTTTGATGAATTTGCGGAAATCGTCACGACCGAGGTGCCTGACTTCGAGGACGCTGAATATCGGCAACTTGTCAACCGGCGCCTCGTTGAAATTGAGACAAACGCACAGGTGCGACTCCTTGAGACTCCCGATTTCAAACGCAAGTGGGAGACGATTGGCTGGGCCCGAATGGTGTCCGCTGCCACACATCAGGCGCTGCTCGACCGGCTGGAAGCACCCGAGCTGTGGCGGGACGGGCGCGGCGTGCCGCTCGTGCGTTCCGCCGCGCAGGTCGCAGACGACCTGCGCCGCGACGATGCCTTCCGCGAGCTGCTCACCATCCACCTCGGCACCCAGGATTACGACCTCACGCACGAGGTCGGCAAACTCCTGGCAGGCGAGGCCGTCCCTGGGCTCGCGGCGCTGCGCTACAAGGCGTCCGGGATCGAGAAGTTCCGCGCTTGGGAGCACACCTGGGAGCTCCAGCGCGCCGAGGACCGCGGCGAGCGAGTCGACATCGCGGTACCACCGAAATACGTCAAGGGTGACTTCCTCAAGGACTCATACTGGACGGCGCGCGGCAAGCTCGACGTGCCGAAGGAGCGGTTCATTTCTTACCCCGGTTCGCGCCTTCGCGAAGACACCACCGAGCTGTATGGCTGGACCGGTTGGGACCACGCAGAGCGGGGCCAGGCGGTCGCCCGACTCGCCAACGAGCTCAGTCGTGCCGCGGCCTCCGACGAGCAGATCATCCCCCTTGTTGGGGTGCTGCTCGAGCTCGAACCATGGCTGAAACAATGGCACGATGAAATCGACGCCCGTTCGGGCGTCAGCCCGGCCACCGCAATCGCCGGAGCCACCACGACGCTGCTCGCACGCCTCGGCGTCGGGCGCGACCAGGTCGCCGCCTGGCGACCACCAGCATCCAAGCGCGGGAGGAGGAGCGCATCATGA
- a CDS encoding protein kinase domain-containing protein, with the protein MRAESPLWRVLGEPAQAQEAEALEKLRELLPDDGVARAWTNLTFTDGDGRLNEVDALILTKTGLLLVELKGWHGEITGDQTRWHHAGRVHDNPRKLANAKAKRLASVLKDLARTANLPNGAVPFVTEAVVLHGRDSQVRLDRFGAESVWALDGYNVRGLGQGKNLSDLLSRAPQRTPIDRNQAAVIDRLMQAAGLMPRPRQRMIGQYPLDSGEPLGEGPGWQDFLVTHPQAKVKRRIRLFPYPKGAARDVQHAVDIRARRELQLTYGMTHPGIVGPAELLTPEEGPALVFAYDPDEVSLAAYLETNADRLTFEDRERLVQDLAELVRFAHGQRLTHRALSPLSVRVRVTEGVAPILRIRDWDLARRPDGGTTTSTEISRGVTDVVGQVEQEAILYLAPETLRGATPASAQTLDVYGVGALAALILTGKPPAANVAALQELVNSDAAGIDPRAVMPELADEYANVILEATAFQEVLRTLDIGEFLSQFEAARTSVRQQVRGAEPEVAQVDPLDAAVGDIVGERFEIIKRRGSGSTGVALEVTDYDRGFEHVILKLAKDDAAASRLSVEAAVLGRLDHSRIVKRLDGPLAVGTRQGLLMSDAGLETLADRIRLEGRATIEQLERYAADLFDAVAHLEANGVFHRDIKPSNLAVKPDPGTRKPHLTLFDFSLAEEPLTNIRSGSRPYLDPYLGPSRPQYDSAAERFAIAATLFELATADPIWWEQGDAPASGSDAPIVQAAMFDPAIAEGLVSFFRTALAPKSADRHPSLDAMRQGWTAALAGAKPGINVEANHAKAAAATESTPLRDAGLSARALSALARLKAETVGELLGVPPMQINQIRGLGEQVRREISGRIREWRHRFAATTTQHDAPIEAAGRRAVEKYIATISAKPEETSEDRYKRLRKNQTLQGVTADVTRWLRELGNLATLDELARRLLREYGSTLNDPQRTEAAIALTRAVLELDSRSREPLFVFQATKDRSKTAIAYAPEDESGLTFDEAEEHLDALLHFGDVIDQVLADQDVVSGPRLREALLDSGAPPLRLPEPRLVQLAVGLSATGRLSLMGEAYRTDLDPARAVEMALRGAPTRELAMQTIEQRVRARFPDVPSIPARPALDAPVRAAMPHLEWQETVSKYVTRAIDTMSLTYTNSATTWGRSAGDPAIAAKLTGSIRDRAALTLVVPRNQGITAPAARLAREYGLEVVDLADVALDALKATASAKRVDWPTVLKADGEPAESRGRVNLQRLAREAITPAWAEQLASPEPTIFLNAAVLARFGLVDLIAGVTDLATPRPAARWFLLPRPLSGSTPDLDGTPMPFGADGWLELSLDATPVVEPVETTSPQTSANMLSRKAPSK; encoded by the coding sequence ATGCGAGCTGAATCTCCGCTGTGGCGAGTACTGGGCGAGCCTGCACAAGCGCAGGAAGCGGAGGCGCTGGAGAAGCTGCGCGAGCTGCTGCCGGATGACGGTGTCGCCCGCGCGTGGACGAATCTGACCTTCACCGACGGCGATGGGCGCCTCAATGAGGTCGACGCCCTGATTCTCACGAAGACCGGCCTGCTGCTCGTGGAGCTGAAGGGCTGGCACGGTGAGATCACGGGCGACCAGACGCGATGGCACCACGCTGGTCGGGTACATGACAACCCGCGGAAGCTCGCTAACGCGAAAGCGAAGCGCCTCGCGAGCGTGCTCAAGGATCTCGCTCGCACCGCCAACCTGCCGAACGGTGCAGTCCCGTTCGTGACCGAGGCGGTCGTGTTGCACGGTCGCGACTCGCAGGTTCGACTCGACCGGTTCGGCGCCGAGTCCGTCTGGGCACTCGACGGCTACAACGTGCGGGGGCTCGGGCAGGGAAAGAACCTCTCCGACTTGCTGTCTCGCGCTCCGCAGCGCACACCGATTGACCGCAACCAGGCCGCCGTCATTGACCGCCTCATGCAGGCGGCGGGCCTCATGCCGCGCCCCCGACAGCGGATGATCGGCCAGTACCCGCTGGACTCTGGTGAACCACTCGGGGAGGGACCCGGTTGGCAGGACTTCCTCGTTACGCACCCGCAGGCGAAGGTGAAGCGACGTATCCGGCTCTTCCCGTACCCGAAGGGCGCCGCCCGCGACGTCCAGCATGCGGTCGACATCCGCGCAAGGCGTGAGTTGCAGCTCACCTACGGGATGACGCACCCCGGCATCGTCGGACCGGCCGAGCTGCTCACGCCAGAGGAAGGTCCTGCGCTCGTCTTCGCATATGACCCCGACGAGGTGAGCCTCGCGGCATACCTGGAGACGAATGCGGATCGTTTGACCTTCGAGGACCGGGAGCGCCTCGTGCAGGACCTCGCCGAGCTGGTCCGGTTCGCTCACGGTCAGCGACTGACACACCGCGCGCTGTCGCCGCTCAGCGTGCGTGTGAGAGTGACGGAGGGGGTAGCACCGATCCTCCGCATCCGCGACTGGGACCTTGCCCGCCGCCCCGATGGCGGGACGACGACCTCGACCGAGATCTCGCGCGGTGTCACCGACGTGGTGGGTCAGGTCGAGCAGGAGGCCATCCTATATCTCGCTCCGGAGACACTTCGTGGGGCGACGCCAGCCTCCGCCCAGACCCTAGACGTGTACGGCGTTGGTGCGCTCGCTGCGCTCATCCTCACTGGCAAGCCCCCGGCCGCAAATGTCGCCGCCCTGCAAGAGCTTGTCAACTCCGACGCGGCGGGTATCGACCCTCGCGCAGTGATGCCCGAGCTTGCAGACGAGTACGCGAACGTGATCCTGGAGGCGACCGCCTTCCAGGAGGTGCTTCGCACACTCGACATTGGCGAATTCCTCTCCCAGTTCGAGGCTGCCCGCACGAGCGTGCGTCAACAGGTCCGCGGCGCCGAGCCGGAGGTAGCTCAGGTCGATCCGCTCGATGCCGCGGTCGGGGACATCGTGGGTGAGCGTTTCGAGATCATCAAACGGCGAGGCTCCGGCTCGACAGGTGTCGCACTGGAGGTCACGGACTACGATCGCGGATTCGAGCACGTCATCCTGAAGCTCGCCAAGGATGACGCGGCCGCTTCCCGGCTGAGCGTGGAAGCGGCGGTTCTCGGGCGGCTCGACCATTCGCGCATCGTGAAGCGGCTCGACGGCCCGCTCGCCGTTGGCACTCGGCAGGGACTCCTTATGTCGGACGCCGGGTTGGAGACGCTCGCCGACCGCATCCGACTGGAGGGCCGGGCGACGATCGAGCAGCTCGAGCGCTACGCCGCCGATCTCTTCGACGCCGTCGCACACCTCGAGGCGAATGGTGTTTTTCACCGCGATATCAAGCCGTCGAACCTCGCGGTGAAGCCGGACCCGGGCACGCGGAAGCCGCATCTGACGCTGTTCGATTTCTCCCTCGCCGAGGAGCCGTTGACGAACATCCGCTCCGGCTCACGACCATATCTCGACCCCTACCTCGGTCCGAGTCGGCCGCAATACGACAGCGCCGCCGAGCGCTTCGCGATCGCGGCGACGCTCTTCGAGTTGGCGACGGCCGACCCGATCTGGTGGGAGCAGGGTGATGCCCCGGCGTCGGGGAGCGACGCGCCGATCGTGCAGGCGGCCATGTTCGATCCGGCGATCGCCGAAGGCCTGGTTTCCTTCTTCCGCACCGCCCTGGCCCCGAAGTCGGCGGACCGACATCCGAGTCTCGACGCGATGCGGCAGGGGTGGACCGCCGCCCTCGCCGGCGCGAAGCCAGGGATCAATGTCGAGGCGAATCACGCGAAGGCGGCCGCCGCAACCGAGTCGACGCCGCTCCGCGACGCGGGGCTCAGTGCCCGCGCACTTTCCGCACTGGCGAGGCTCAAGGCGGAGACGGTCGGTGAGCTGCTCGGGGTCCCGCCGATGCAGATCAATCAGATCCGCGGGCTCGGCGAGCAGGTCCGCCGCGAGATCAGCGGCCGCATCCGCGAATGGCGCCATCGCTTCGCCGCGACAACGACTCAGCACGATGCGCCAATCGAGGCCGCTGGGCGCCGAGCGGTCGAGAAGTACATCGCGACGATCTCTGCGAAGCCGGAAGAGACCTCGGAGGACCGCTACAAGCGGCTGAGGAAGAACCAGACGCTGCAGGGCGTCACCGCCGATGTGACCCGCTGGCTCCGCGAGTTGGGGAACCTGGCGACCCTCGACGAGCTGGCCCGTCGACTGCTACGCGAGTACGGTTCGACGCTGAATGATCCGCAGCGCACCGAGGCGGCGATCGCGCTCACCCGCGCAGTGCTCGAACTCGACAGCCGCTCGCGGGAGCCGCTGTTCGTCTTCCAGGCGACGAAGGACCGGTCGAAGACCGCGATCGCCTACGCGCCCGAGGACGAGTCGGGGCTGACCTTCGATGAGGCGGAGGAACACCTGGATGCGCTGCTGCACTTCGGCGATGTCATCGATCAGGTTCTCGCCGACCAGGACGTCGTGTCGGGCCCGCGCCTGCGCGAGGCGCTGCTCGACTCGGGGGCGCCGCCGCTGCGACTCCCCGAGCCGCGACTCGTCCAGCTCGCTGTGGGGCTGTCTGCCACAGGCCGCCTGTCATTGATGGGCGAGGCATATCGCACCGACCTTGACCCGGCTCGCGCCGTCGAGATGGCACTCCGCGGGGCGCCAACCCGAGAGCTTGCCATGCAGACGATCGAGCAGCGGGTCCGAGCGAGGTTTCCAGATGTGCCATCGATCCCGGCGCGGCCTGCGCTGGACGCCCCGGTCCGGGCCGCCATGCCGCACCTCGAGTGGCAGGAGACTGTCAGCAAGTACGTGACGCGCGCGATCGACACGATGTCGCTCACGTACACGAACTCCGCGACGACTTGGGGCCGCTCTGCGGGGGACCCGGCCATCGCAGCGAAGCTCACCGGGTCGATCCGCGACCGAGCGGCGCTGACGCTCGTGGTGCCGAGGAACCAGGGCATCACCGCGCCGGCGGCACGCCTCGCACGCGAGTACGGACTTGAGGTGGTTGACCTCGCCGACGTCGCCCTCGACGCGTTGAAGGCGACGGCGAGTGCGAAGCGGGTGGACTGGCCCACGGTGCTGAAGGCGGATGGCGAGCCGGCGGAGTCCCGCGGAAGGGTAAACTTGCAGCGGCTCGCCCGCGAGGCGATTACCCCTGCCTGGGCGGAACAGCTCGCGAGTCCCGAACCGACGATCTTCCTCAATGCCGCCGTTCTGGCTCGCTTCGGACTCGTCGACCTCATTGCCGGCGTCACCGACCTCGCCACGCCTCGCCCGGCCGCGCGGTGGTTCCTGCTGCCGCGACCGCTGAGCGGCAGTACGCCGGATCTCGACGGCACCCCGATGCCGTTCGGAGCCGACGGCTGGCTCGAGCTGAGCCTCGACGCAACTCCGGTGGTTGAGCCTGTCGAAACCACCAGCCCACAGACTTCAGCCAACATGCTTTCCCGGAAGGCCCCATCCAAGTGA
- a CDS encoding helix-turn-helix domain-containing protein, whose translation MSADDIAAHLGVTKETVYAWIADKGMPAHKVGRLWKFQASEVDEWVRGGGAARKDGEI comes from the coding sequence TTGTCTGCCGATGACATCGCCGCTCACCTGGGCGTCACTAAGGAGACGGTCTACGCCTGGATCGCCGACAAGGGGATGCCCGCTCACAAGGTGGGCCGCCTCTGGAAGTTCCAAGCGTCCGAGGTCGACGAGTGGGTGCGGGGCGGTGGCGCCGCACGCAAAGACGGAGAGATCTGA